The following proteins come from a genomic window of Corynebacterium hansenii:
- a CDS encoding Fpg/Nei family DNA glycosylase: MPEGHVIHRLARDLNARFAGRPLSVTSPQGRFAAEASLLDGHELARAEAWGKHLFVEFDVPRPDAIVHIHLGLIGRLRFEGPDDVGGQVRLHVSNGEESANLRGPQWCRLVTDEVRAAAIGKVGEDPLRADADPGAIVGRVRRSRRPIGALLVDQKLYAGVGSIYRTETLFRLGIHPLTPGAELKPATLDAMWVDLRELMEDGVRVGRIDTVRPEHTPEAMGREPREDDHGGEVYVYRRTGQPCHVCGTPVAETQIEGRRVFYCPSCQAS; this comes from the coding sequence ATGCCCGAAGGTCATGTCATCCATCGTCTCGCGCGTGATCTGAACGCGCGGTTCGCGGGTCGGCCGCTGTCGGTGACCAGCCCGCAGGGGAGGTTCGCGGCGGAGGCGTCGCTTCTCGACGGCCATGAGCTCGCCCGCGCCGAAGCCTGGGGCAAGCACCTGTTCGTCGAGTTCGACGTGCCGCGGCCCGACGCCATCGTGCACATTCACCTGGGGTTGATCGGGCGCCTGAGGTTCGAGGGCCCCGATGACGTCGGCGGCCAGGTGCGGCTGCACGTCTCCAACGGCGAGGAGTCGGCGAATTTGCGGGGCCCGCAGTGGTGCCGCCTGGTGACCGATGAGGTCCGGGCGGCGGCGATCGGGAAGGTGGGGGAGGATCCGCTGCGCGCCGACGCCGACCCGGGTGCGATCGTCGGCCGGGTGCGCCGGTCGCGCCGGCCCATCGGCGCGCTGCTGGTCGACCAGAAGCTCTACGCCGGGGTGGGCAGCATCTACCGCACCGAAACCCTGTTCCGCCTGGGCATCCACCCCCTGACGCCCGGCGCCGAGCTGAAACCGGCGACGCTCGACGCGATGTGGGTCGATCTGCGTGAGCTGATGGAGGACGGCGTGCGCGTCGGGCGCATCGACACCGTCCGCCCGGAGCACACCCCGGAGGCGATGGGCCGCGAGCCCCGCGAGGACGACCACGGCGGCGAGGTGTACGTCTACCGCCGCACGGGCCAGCCGTGCCACGTCTGCGGCACCCCGGTGGCGGAGACGCAGATCGAGGGCCGGCGGGTTTTCTACTGCCCGTCGTGCCAGGCGTCGTAA
- the ftsX gene encoding permease-like cell division protein FtsX, with product MKTRFVLGEALSGLTRNVTMTVAMIITTAISLALLASGMLVTGMTNDTKNLYLDRVEVLIELDEEISAGDETCSSEACAEVREKLESQDGVEQVTYRNRQQNYEHFVALFEKTDPALVANATPESLPAVLLVRLKDPTDVSPLDPVRDMKQVVHVTDQRDDIGNAASNLDSIRNATFLIAGIQALAAIFLIANMVQIAAYSRRTEVEIMRMVGATRWFTQAPFVLEAVIAAVIGGLLAVAGLFIGKAAVIDPAMDGLYRAQLVAPVTATDIWLVAPIIVAVGAVFAGITAQLTLRFYSRK from the coding sequence ATGAAGACCCGTTTCGTGCTCGGGGAAGCTCTCTCCGGACTGACCAGGAACGTGACCATGACGGTGGCGATGATCATCACCACCGCCATCTCGCTGGCGCTGCTCGCGTCCGGCATGCTGGTCACGGGCATGACCAACGACACCAAGAACCTGTACCTGGATCGGGTGGAGGTGCTCATCGAACTCGACGAGGAGATCTCCGCGGGCGATGAAACCTGCTCGTCCGAGGCCTGCGCCGAGGTGCGCGAGAAGCTCGAGTCGCAGGACGGCGTCGAACAGGTGACGTACCGCAACCGCCAGCAGAATTACGAGCACTTCGTGGCGCTGTTCGAGAAGACCGACCCGGCGCTGGTGGCCAATGCGACGCCGGAGTCGCTGCCCGCCGTGCTGCTGGTGCGGCTTAAGGATCCGACCGACGTGTCGCCGCTGGACCCGGTTCGTGACATGAAGCAGGTCGTCCACGTCACCGATCAGCGCGACGACATCGGCAATGCGGCTTCCAACCTCGACTCGATCCGAAACGCGACGTTCCTCATCGCGGGCATCCAGGCGCTGGCGGCGATCTTCCTCATCGCCAACATGGTGCAGATCGCCGCGTACTCGCGCCGCACGGAGGTCGAGATCATGCGCATGGTCGGCGCGACCCGCTGGTTCACCCAGGCGCCGTTCGTGCTCGAGGCGGTCATCGCCGCCGTCATCGGCGGCCTGCTGGCCGTCGCGGGGCTGTTCATCGGCAAGGCCGCGGTCATCGACCCTGCCATGGATGGCTTGTACCGGGCGCAGCTCGTCGCCCCCGTCACTGCGACGGACATTTGGTTGGTCGCGCCGATCATCGTCGCCGTCGGCGCCGTGTTCGCAGGCATCACGGCCCAGCTGACGCTGAGGTTCTACTCGAGGAAGTGA
- a CDS encoding inositol monophosphatase family protein, whose amino-acid sequence MTDDVMTTRTDSLDAATDAATPAPTPAPTPAPPHTPATADGGETSRTSPDRTVDPSIDDASLAAHVVERAAELAAQMRAEGLETEFKTSISDVVTAADRAAEELVVSELARLRPEDGILGEEGSAKEGISGRTWVIDPVDGTYNFTSGSDYWCSAVALVEGSPDSPDRVILGAVHRTAGSATWVGGPDLPTTRTDERGIVELPPLADADAGALSVGTYLHSARLDDDALVAPWLEAAGKFATWRMLGSASVDLAGVAEGRIGAWFQHSVASWDWLPGHALVAGVGGASALVDGWRIAGPASVVAELAETLKK is encoded by the coding sequence ATGACGGATGACGTGATGACCACCCGGACCGATTCCCTCGACGCGGCAACCGACGCCGCAACTCCCGCGCCAACCCCCGCGCCAACTCCCGCCCCTCCCCACACCCCCGCCACCGCGGACGGCGGCGAGACCTCCCGCACGAGCCCCGACCGGACCGTCGATCCGTCCATCGACGACGCTTCCCTGGCCGCCCACGTGGTCGAGCGCGCCGCGGAGCTGGCCGCGCAGATGCGGGCGGAGGGGCTGGAAACCGAATTCAAGACCTCCATCTCCGACGTGGTCACCGCCGCCGATCGCGCGGCGGAGGAGCTCGTGGTGTCCGAACTCGCGCGCCTGCGCCCGGAGGACGGGATCCTCGGCGAGGAGGGCTCCGCCAAGGAGGGAATCTCGGGCCGTACGTGGGTGATCGACCCCGTCGACGGCACCTACAACTTCACCTCCGGCTCGGATTACTGGTGCTCGGCCGTGGCGCTGGTCGAGGGCTCGCCCGATTCCCCCGACCGGGTCATCCTCGGCGCGGTGCACCGCACGGCGGGCTCGGCCACGTGGGTCGGTGGCCCGGATCTGCCGACCACGCGCACCGATGAGCGCGGCATCGTCGAATTGCCGCCGTTGGCGGATGCGGACGCGGGTGCGCTGAGCGTGGGCACGTACCTGCATTCGGCTCGGCTTGACGACGACGCCCTGGTGGCGCCGTGGCTCGAAGCCGCCGGGAAGTTCGCCACGTGGCGCATGCTCGGGTCCGCGTCGGTGGATCTCGCCGGGGTGGCGGAGGGGCGCATCGGAGCGTGGTTCCAGCATTCGGTGGCGTCGTGGGATTGGCTGCCCGGCCACGCCCTGGTCGCGGGCGTCGGCGGCGCTTCGGCGCTGGTCGACGGATGGCGGATCGCCGGACCCGCCTCCGTCGTCGCGGAGCTGGCGGAGACGCTGAAGAAGTAG
- the ppk2 gene encoding polyphosphate kinase 2, producing MTNDDVQRPPKLKKKAYEKELKRLQAELVEMQQWVVETGARVVVIMEGRDAAGKGSAIKRITQYLNPRTCRIEALPAPTSRESGQWYFQRYVEKLPTAGEIVIFDRSWYNRAGVERVMGFCTSQEYRRFLHQAPIFERLLVEDGIMLRKYWFSVSDEEQVRRFESRREDPLRRWKLSPMDLESITRWEDYSRAKDEMFIHTDIPSAPWYTVESEDKKRSRINVINHLLSTIPYEHIEREMPEIPERPASEASYERPPRTEFRYVPDVASKFEEDAPKAKKSAKKGGKSGKAKAEKSKSGKK from the coding sequence ATGACCAACGACGACGTGCAGCGCCCGCCGAAGCTCAAGAAGAAAGCCTACGAGAAGGAGCTCAAGCGCCTGCAGGCCGAGCTCGTCGAGATGCAGCAGTGGGTCGTCGAGACCGGCGCGCGCGTCGTGGTGATCATGGAGGGCCGCGACGCGGCGGGCAAGGGCTCCGCCATCAAGCGCATCACGCAGTACCTCAATCCCCGTACCTGCCGCATCGAGGCGCTGCCGGCGCCGACGTCGCGAGAGTCGGGCCAGTGGTATTTCCAGCGCTACGTGGAGAAGCTGCCCACCGCCGGTGAGATCGTCATCTTCGACCGCTCCTGGTACAACCGCGCCGGCGTGGAGCGCGTCATGGGCTTCTGCACGTCGCAGGAGTACCGCCGTTTCCTGCATCAGGCGCCGATCTTCGAGCGCCTGCTGGTCGAGGACGGGATCATGCTGCGCAAGTACTGGTTCTCGGTGTCCGACGAGGAGCAGGTCCGCCGCTTCGAGTCTCGCCGCGAGGACCCGCTGCGCCGGTGGAAGCTGTCGCCGATGGACCTGGAGTCGATCACGCGGTGGGAGGACTACTCGCGCGCGAAGGACGAGATGTTCATCCACACCGACATCCCGTCGGCGCCGTGGTACACGGTGGAGTCGGAGGACAAGAAGCGGTCGCGCATCAACGTGATCAACCACCTCCTGTCGACCATTCCGTACGAGCACATCGAGCGCGAGATGCCGGAGATCCCGGAGCGCCCGGCGTCGGAGGCGTCCTACGAGCGCCCGCCGCGGACCGAGTTCCGGTACGTGCCGGACGTGGCCAGCAAGTTCGAGGAAGACGCGCCCAAGGCGAAGAAGTCCGCCAAGAAGGGCGGGAAGTCGGGCAAGGCCAAGGCGGAAAAGTCGAAGTCCGGCAAGAAGTAG
- the ftsE gene encoding cell division ATP-binding protein FtsE: MITFDRVTKTYATSTRPALDKVSAEIGKGEFVFLIGPSGSGKSTFLRLMVREEKPDSGTLTVNGSDVAKLSNRQVPKHRQKIGYVFQDFRLLPKKSVFDNVAFALQVIGKGRDKIEKAVPETLEMVGLEGKANRMPHELSGGEQQRVAIARAFVNRPLILLADEPTGNLDPDTSGEIMLLLDRINRLGTTVVMSTHDNDTVDAMRRRVLELDNGKLVRDDATGVYGLGR; encoded by the coding sequence GTGATCACCTTCGACCGGGTTACCAAAACCTACGCAACCTCCACCCGGCCGGCCCTGGACAAGGTGTCGGCGGAGATCGGCAAGGGCGAGTTCGTCTTCCTCATCGGGCCCTCGGGCTCGGGAAAGTCGACCTTCCTGCGCCTGATGGTGCGGGAGGAGAAGCCGGACTCGGGCACGCTGACCGTCAACGGCAGCGACGTCGCAAAGCTGTCCAACCGCCAGGTGCCCAAGCACCGGCAAAAGATCGGCTACGTCTTCCAGGATTTCCGACTGCTGCCGAAGAAGTCAGTGTTCGACAACGTCGCCTTCGCGCTGCAGGTCATCGGCAAGGGCCGCGACAAGATCGAGAAGGCCGTCCCGGAAACGCTGGAGATGGTCGGCCTCGAGGGCAAGGCCAACCGCATGCCGCACGAGCTCTCCGGCGGCGAGCAGCAGCGCGTGGCCATCGCGCGGGCTTTCGTCAATCGTCCGCTGATCCTGCTTGCCGACGAGCCGACCGGAAACCTCGACCCCGACACCTCGGGAGAGATCATGCTCCTGCTCGACCGCATCAACCGCCTGGGCACCACGGTGGTGATGTCCACGCATGACAACGACACCGTCGACGCCATGCGGCGCCGCGTGCTGGAACTGGACAACGGCAAGCTCGTCCGCGACGACGCCACCGGCGTCTACGGGTTGGGCCGCTAG
- a CDS encoding enoyl-CoA hydratase/isomerase family protein: protein MTDSVIKDVSGRTGRLTLNRPKALNSLDLGMVRQINEALDAWRDDDAVEQVVVVSEHPKAFCAGGDVRQVRDAQVAGNSAEGDAFFTEEYEMNAAIAEFPKPYVAVIDGIAMGGGLGVSLHGSHRVVTERASAAMPEMAIGFLPDVGISWFSQHVATASGHPEPAIARFLGLTGYRLDAADLLWAGWATHFVPQDSLENFLRAVDADGIEAALVEFAEDPAEAGESKLAAFAPCARQVFGFDTWREIENALDGGKCSGEERRVINDLLRSAAPTSLVAGAELYAANAAEGVDLRTGLRNEYNVGRILRHDPNFAEGVRAVLVDKDRNAQWQPKTTGEVDPTPYRRAVGQ from the coding sequence ATGACTGATTCGGTGATCAAGGATGTTTCCGGCCGCACGGGCCGACTGACCCTCAACCGCCCCAAGGCGCTCAACTCGCTGGACCTGGGCATGGTCCGGCAGATCAACGAGGCCCTCGACGCCTGGCGCGACGATGACGCCGTCGAGCAGGTCGTCGTGGTGTCGGAGCACCCGAAGGCCTTCTGCGCCGGCGGCGACGTGCGCCAGGTGCGCGACGCCCAGGTGGCGGGAAATTCCGCCGAGGGTGATGCGTTCTTCACCGAGGAGTACGAGATGAACGCCGCGATCGCGGAGTTCCCCAAGCCGTACGTCGCGGTCATCGACGGCATCGCCATGGGCGGCGGCCTGGGCGTGTCGCTGCACGGTTCGCACCGCGTGGTCACCGAGCGCGCCTCCGCCGCGATGCCGGAGATGGCCATCGGTTTCCTTCCCGACGTCGGCATTTCGTGGTTCTCCCAGCACGTCGCCACCGCCTCCGGCCACCCGGAGCCGGCGATCGCGCGTTTCCTGGGCCTGACCGGCTACCGCCTCGACGCCGCCGACCTGCTGTGGGCGGGCTGGGCCACGCACTTCGTGCCGCAGGATTCGCTGGAGAACTTCCTGCGCGCGGTCGACGCCGACGGCATCGAGGCGGCGCTCGTCGAGTTCGCCGAGGATCCCGCCGAGGCCGGCGAGTCGAAGCTCGCGGCGTTCGCGCCGTGCGCCCGCCAGGTCTTCGGCTTCGACACGTGGCGGGAGATCGAAAACGCCCTCGACGGCGGCAAGTGCTCCGGCGAGGAGCGCCGCGTGATCAACGACCTGCTGCGCTCGGCCGCCCCGACGTCGCTGGTCGCCGGCGCCGAGCTCTACGCCGCCAACGCGGCCGAGGGCGTCGATCTGCGCACGGGCCTGCGCAACGAGTACAACGTCGGCCGCATCCTGCGCCACGACCCGAACTTCGCCGAGGGCGTCCGCGCCGTGCTGGTGGACAAGGACCGCAATGCGCAGTGGCAGCCGAAGACGACCGGCGAGGTCGATCCGACCCCGTACCGCCGGGCGGTGGGCCAGTAG
- the map gene encoding type I methionyl aminopeptidase: MIIEDADQLEGLKAAGAAVAATLHAMKKAAEPGISTAELDRIGVKMMEDLGVAPAPPTRGFPAATCISINDVAAHGIPSPDTIVRSGDIVNIDISGRLGEFWADNGESFAVGEADPVVLALVAASHEANAAGIAAARAKKPVWRIGSACERVIRRHGFHVVRNLCGHGVGADLWEPPQILGYADRTATTRLREGMVLAIEPFVSETATWADEDEDDGWTLRTPGSRSAQREHTIVVTKDEPIIVTEQPE, translated from the coding sequence ATGATCATCGAAGACGCCGACCAGCTCGAAGGCCTCAAGGCCGCCGGCGCGGCAGTCGCCGCCACCCTGCACGCCATGAAGAAGGCCGCCGAGCCCGGCATCAGCACCGCGGAACTCGACCGGATCGGCGTGAAGATGATGGAGGACCTCGGCGTCGCGCCCGCACCGCCGACCCGCGGATTCCCCGCCGCGACGTGCATCAGCATCAACGACGTCGCCGCCCACGGCATCCCCTCCCCCGACACGATCGTGCGCTCCGGCGACATCGTGAACATCGACATTTCCGGAAGGCTCGGCGAGTTCTGGGCGGACAACGGCGAGAGCTTCGCCGTCGGCGAGGCCGACCCGGTGGTACTCGCGCTCGTCGCCGCCTCGCACGAGGCCAACGCCGCGGGCATCGCCGCCGCGAGGGCGAAGAAGCCGGTGTGGCGCATCGGCTCCGCATGCGAGCGCGTCATCCGCCGCCACGGCTTCCACGTGGTCCGGAACCTCTGCGGCCACGGCGTCGGCGCCGACCTGTGGGAACCGCCGCAGATCCTCGGCTACGCCGACCGCACCGCCACCACCCGGCTGCGGGAGGGCATGGTGCTGGCCATCGAGCCGTTCGTCTCCGAGACCGCCACCTGGGCTGACGAAGACGAGGACGACGGCTGGACGCTGCGCACGCCGGGCAGCCGCTCCGCGCAGCGGGAACACACCATCGTGGTGACGAAGGACGAACCGATCATCGTCACCGAGCAGCCCGAGTAG
- a CDS encoding DUF998 domain-containing protein, with amino-acid sequence MSTVFVAAAAVILLVLRTGAFIHLHVVRRDLSPLRNTVSDLGTGGSRKEFTVMGILGAIAYALMFVAFLIQGVGPRVPLVALGIGIAALLAMLAFPTDVTGEQRTKTGRMHWILAVVQFAGFFVAMVNFDLTGIVSADMESAMRWVIRVSFYAFLATLVLPPLRERVIGATERVFLTATPLWFIVVGAALALG; translated from the coding sequence ATGAGCACGGTGTTCGTGGCGGCAGCGGCCGTCATCCTGCTGGTCCTGCGGACCGGCGCATTCATCCACCTCCATGTCGTGCGGCGGGACCTCAGCCCGCTGCGCAACACCGTCAGCGACCTGGGCACCGGGGGTTCCCGCAAAGAGTTCACGGTGATGGGCATTCTGGGCGCCATCGCCTATGCGCTGATGTTCGTGGCGTTCCTCATTCAGGGCGTGGGGCCCCGCGTCCCGCTTGTCGCCCTGGGCATCGGCATCGCCGCGCTGCTGGCCATGTTGGCGTTCCCCACCGACGTCACCGGCGAGCAGAGGACCAAAACGGGTCGCATGCACTGGATTCTGGCCGTCGTGCAGTTCGCCGGGTTCTTCGTGGCGATGGTCAACTTCGACCTGACCGGCATCGTGTCCGCGGACATGGAATCGGCGATGCGGTGGGTGATCCGCGTGAGCTTCTACGCCTTCCTGGCCACGCTGGTGCTGCCTCCGCTTCGGGAGCGCGTGATCGGCGCGACCGAACGCGTATTCCTCACCGCGACGCCCCTGTGGTTCATCGTCGTCGGCGCGGCCCTCGCGCTCGGCTGA
- a CDS encoding GMC oxidoreductase, translating to MAPKSQPHPSAITRRDFLRGATALAAGAAAAPAIGRAHAAPAHSPGDARALADPSRPRTAIIIGSGFGGCVAALRLGQAGYRTTVFERGRRWNTEGGEDAFPLLMKPDRRTAWFSDHPNINQLTRVTPIERYPGLIDRIHGQGADAVFGAGVGGGSLTFGTFSIQPRRREWDMIYPEAIEYDEMDSTWFPLARKETGVSPLPEDLLELPQWRGAKAWLETVADAGLETTRHHFAIDWDRVREELDGRRPPSVSVGEYVYGTNSGAKLSLDRSYLARAEATGNVEVVPMTEAIGIDELPDGRMQVTSKLIDDSGKELTRRTDVADVVVMAAGAFHSTALLAQMRAAGRLPKLSPMVGENVGTNGDFLVGQTLQRKDFGSKQGGPGVGVVFDEGPQGPYSLSWEGAPIPDFAGGFTTTHLMQVMTDERGSITADPNTGTATLVYPHPRANTEVDKKARAAALHFKYLAHDRHGFPQAGVPVWSQAADFGTACTWHLLGGLVMDGARAHGGAAGAADAQGRVHGYPGLLVVDGSLLPGSTGMVNPSLTITAVAERCMHKYLADAAKE from the coding sequence ATGGCCCCGAAATCACAGCCGCATCCGTCGGCGATCACCCGTCGTGACTTCCTTCGTGGCGCAACGGCTCTCGCGGCCGGCGCCGCAGCCGCGCCCGCAATCGGGCGCGCACATGCCGCCCCCGCGCACTCACCGGGAGACGCCCGGGCGCTGGCCGATCCCTCCCGCCCGCGCACCGCGATCATCATCGGCTCCGGTTTCGGCGGCTGCGTCGCGGCGCTGCGGCTGGGCCAGGCCGGTTACCGGACCACCGTCTTCGAGCGGGGGCGCCGCTGGAACACCGAGGGCGGCGAGGACGCGTTTCCGCTGCTGATGAAGCCCGACCGCAGGACCGCGTGGTTCTCCGATCACCCGAACATCAACCAGCTCACGCGCGTCACGCCGATCGAGCGTTACCCCGGTCTCATCGACCGCATCCACGGCCAGGGCGCCGACGCGGTCTTCGGCGCCGGCGTCGGCGGCGGTTCGCTGACCTTCGGCACCTTCTCCATCCAGCCGCGCCGCCGCGAGTGGGACATGATCTACCCGGAGGCGATCGAGTACGACGAGATGGACTCCACCTGGTTCCCGCTGGCCAGGAAGGAAACGGGGGTGTCCCCGCTCCCGGAGGATCTGCTCGAGCTGCCGCAGTGGCGCGGCGCGAAGGCGTGGCTGGAGACCGTCGCCGACGCGGGGCTGGAAACGACCCGGCACCATTTCGCCATCGATTGGGACCGCGTCCGCGAGGAGCTCGACGGGCGCCGCCCGCCGTCGGTGTCCGTCGGCGAGTACGTCTACGGCACCAACTCGGGCGCGAAGCTCTCGCTCGACCGCTCCTACCTCGCGCGTGCCGAAGCGACGGGCAACGTCGAGGTGGTGCCGATGACGGAGGCCATCGGCATCGACGAGCTTCCCGACGGCCGCATGCAGGTGACGTCGAAGCTCATCGATGACTCCGGCAAGGAGCTGACGCGGCGCACCGACGTCGCCGATGTCGTGGTCATGGCGGCGGGCGCGTTCCACTCGACCGCGCTGCTGGCGCAGATGCGGGCGGCGGGCCGCCTGCCGAAGTTGTCGCCGATGGTCGGCGAGAACGTGGGCACCAACGGCGATTTCCTCGTCGGACAGACCCTGCAGCGCAAGGACTTCGGGTCGAAGCAGGGCGGGCCGGGCGTCGGCGTCGTGTTCGACGAAGGCCCCCAGGGCCCGTACTCGCTGTCGTGGGAGGGCGCGCCGATCCCGGACTTCGCCGGCGGCTTCACCACCACGCACCTGATGCAGGTGATGACGGACGAGCGCGGCAGCATCACCGCCGACCCCAACACCGGCACCGCGACGCTGGTGTACCCGCACCCGCGCGCCAACACGGAGGTCGACAAGAAGGCCCGCGCCGCTGCGCTGCACTTCAAGTACCTCGCCCACGATCGCCATGGTTTCCCGCAGGCCGGTGTGCCGGTATGGTCGCAGGCCGCCGATTTCGGCACCGCCTGCACGTGGCACCTGTTGGGCGGCCTGGTCATGGACGGCGCCCGCGCCCACGGCGGTGCCGCCGGCGCGGCGGATGCCCAGGGCCGCGTCCACGGTTATCCGGGGCTCCTCGTCGTCGACGGCTCCCTGCTGCCGGGCAGCACCGGCATGGTCAACCCCTCGCTGACCATCACCGCGGTGGCGGAGCGGTGCATGCACAAGTACCTGGCCGACGCCGCCAAGGAATAG
- the hisN gene encoding histidinol-phosphatase, with translation MSAYADDLALAHRLADLADAVTLPRFGAADLDVESKPDLTPVSDADLACERDLRELLSDERPDDDVVGEEFGGDATFEGRQWVIDPIDGTKNFVRGVPVWATLIALLVDGEPVVGVVSAPALGRRWWAAKDGGAWRSVALGSPATSEAPAETPGASAPKRITVSRVGDVADCSVAISSLTGWRDRGLRDQLISLTDDAWRLRGYGDFFSYCLVAEGAVDVAAEPEVSLWDLAPLALLVSEAGGRFTSLAGEDGPHGGDAVATNGLLHDAVLDYLK, from the coding sequence ATGAGCGCTTACGCCGATGACCTCGCCCTCGCCCACCGGCTCGCCGATCTCGCCGACGCGGTGACGCTGCCGCGCTTCGGTGCCGCGGACCTCGACGTCGAGTCGAAGCCGGACCTCACGCCCGTGTCCGACGCGGACCTCGCCTGCGAGCGGGATCTGCGGGAGTTGCTGTCCGACGAGCGCCCCGACGATGACGTCGTCGGCGAGGAGTTCGGCGGCGACGCGACGTTCGAGGGCCGCCAGTGGGTCATCGACCCGATCGACGGGACGAAGAACTTCGTGCGCGGCGTGCCGGTGTGGGCGACGCTGATCGCGCTGCTGGTCGACGGTGAGCCGGTGGTCGGCGTGGTGTCGGCGCCGGCGCTGGGCCGCCGCTGGTGGGCGGCGAAGGACGGCGGGGCGTGGCGGTCGGTTGCGCTGGGTTCGCCGGCGACGTCGGAGGCCCCGGCGGAGACGCCGGGTGCGTCGGCGCCGAAGCGCATCACGGTGTCGCGCGTCGGCGACGTCGCCGACTGCTCGGTCGCCATTTCGTCACTGACCGGCTGGCGGGACCGGGGGCTGCGGGACCAGCTGATTTCGCTCACCGACGACGCCTGGCGCCTTCGCGGTTACGGCGACTTCTTCTCCTACTGCCTGGTCGCGGAGGGGGCGGTGGACGTCGCCGCGGAGCCGGAGGTGTCTCTGTGGGATCTGGCGCCGCTGGCGCTGCTGGTTTCCGAGGCCGGCGGCCGGTTCACGTCGCTGGCCGGCGAGGATGGGCCGCATGGCGGCGATGCCGTGGCCACGAATGGACTGCTTCACGACGCCGTCCTGGACTACCTGAAGTAG
- the prfB gene encoding peptide chain release factor 2 — protein MNPDVTADLNDLDATLTTIEKVVDPAELSDRVRELEAQAADPSLWDDQDHAQQVTSQLSQVQAKLKKVTSLRERLDDLPVMYELADEEEGDAAAEAAELADAERADLRADIESLEVTTMLSGEYDAREAVINIRAGAGGIDAADFAEMLMRMYTRWAEKQGHKVDVYDISYAEEAGIKSSTFVVHGEYMYGTLSVEQGTHRLVRISPFDNQGRRQTSFAEVEVLPVVETTDHIEIADNEVRVDVYRSSGPGGQSVNTTDSAVRLTHIPTGIVVTCQNEKSQIQNKASAMRVLQAKLLERKRQEEQAEMDALGAGGNASWGNQMRSYVLHPYQMVKDLRTNHEVNNPSAVLDGDIDGFLEAGIRWRMDSENEE, from the coding sequence GTGAATCCCGACGTGACCGCTGACCTCAATGACCTCGACGCGACGTTGACCACCATTGAAAAGGTGGTCGACCCGGCGGAGCTGTCCGATCGGGTCCGCGAACTGGAGGCGCAGGCCGCCGACCCGTCGCTGTGGGACGACCAGGACCACGCCCAGCAGGTCACCTCCCAGCTGTCGCAGGTCCAGGCGAAGCTGAAGAAGGTCACCTCGCTGCGCGAGCGCCTCGACGACCTGCCCGTCATGTACGAGCTGGCCGACGAAGAGGAGGGCGACGCCGCCGCCGAGGCCGCCGAGCTCGCCGACGCCGAACGCGCCGACCTGCGCGCCGACATCGAATCGCTCGAGGTCACCACCATGCTCTCCGGCGAGTACGACGCCCGCGAGGCCGTCATCAACATCCGCGCCGGCGCCGGCGGCATCGACGCCGCCGACTTCGCCGAAATGCTCATGCGCATGTACACACGCTGGGCGGAGAAGCAGGGCCACAAGGTCGACGTCTACGACATCTCCTACGCCGAGGAAGCCGGCATCAAGTCGTCGACGTTCGTCGTCCACGGCGAGTACATGTACGGAACGCTGTCCGTCGAGCAGGGCACGCACCGGCTGGTGCGCATCTCGCCGTTCGACAACCAGGGGCGCCGCCAGACGTCGTTCGCCGAGGTCGAGGTCCTGCCCGTCGTGGAGACCACCGACCACATCGAGATCGCCGACAACGAGGTCCGCGTCGACGTCTACCGTTCCTCCGGCCCGGGCGGCCAGTCGGTCAACACCACCGACTCCGCCGTGCGCCTGACGCACATCCCCACCGGCATCGTCGTGACCTGCCAGAACGAGAAGTCGCAGATCCAGAACAAGGCGTCCGCCATGCGCGTTCTGCAGGCGAAGCTGCTGGAGCGCAAGCGCCAGGAGGAGCAGGCCGAGATGGATGCGCTCGGCGCCGGAGGCAATGCGTCGTGGGGCAACCAGATGCGCTCCTACGTCCTGCACCCGTACCAGATGGTCAAGGACCTGCGGACCAACCACGAGGTCAACAACCCGTCGGCCGTCCTCGACGGCGACATCGACGGTTTCCTCGAGGCCGGCATCCGCTGGCGCATGGACTCCGAGAACGAGGAGTAG